A single Eremothecium sinecaudum strain ATCC 58844 chromosome VIII, complete sequence DNA region contains:
- the MAD2 gene encoding spindle checkpoint protein MAD2 (Syntenic homolog of Ashbya gossypii ACR043W; Syntenic homolog of Saccharomyces cerevisiae YJL030W (MAD2)) yields MSSRISLKGSTRTVTEFFEYGINSILYQRAVYPPEDFTTVKKYDLNLFKTIDDELKDYIRKILLQVHRWLLGGKCSQLVLVIIDKHEGEVVERWEFNVQQTDNENSDENTESVKLEETQRQIRALMRQITASVTFLPEITNEGNYTFNVLAYTDANATVPMEWADSDAKEVLNGEVVQFRDFRTSAHKLQAQVSYKYNG; encoded by the coding sequence TGAATATGGAATAAATTCTATTTTATATCAACGGGCAGTGTATCCGCCAGAGGACTTTACTACTGTAAAGAAATATGATTTAAACTTATTTAAGACTATTGATGATGAATTGAAAGATTACATACGCAAGATCTTACTTCAAGTACATCGTTGGTTATTAGGGGGCAAATGTAGCCAGTTGGTGCTTGTTATAATTGATAAACATGAAGGAGAAGTTGTGGAAAGATGGGAGTTCAATGTACAACAGACAGATAATGAGAACAGCGATGAAAATACCGAGTCAGTTAAGTTAGAAGAAACCCAAAGACAAATTCGAGCGTTGATGAGACAAATTACAGCCAGCGTTACATTCTTACCTGAAATAACTAATGAGGGAAACTACACGTTTAATGTTCTGGCTTATACAGATGCCAATGCCACCGTACCAATGGAATGGGCCGATTCAGATGCCAAAGAAGTTCTTAATGGGGAGGTAGTACAGTTTCGAGACTTTAGAACAAGTGCACATAAATTGCAAGCACAAGTTAGTTATAAATATAATGGCTAA